A genomic region of Bombus fervidus isolate BK054 chromosome 17, iyBomFerv1, whole genome shotgun sequence contains the following coding sequences:
- the LOC139996003 gene encoding transcription elongation factor SPT6 isoform X2 — translation MSDYLDVEAEESEEEEQLDVKEKKKLKKLKVMEVSEDEDDDEEDEGEVPGLIDDSPIDDDNDDEDSDGSDDSKKRKISDDEDFDDRLEDEDYDLLEENLGVKVERKRRFKRLRRIQDEESEGEEERETDDGRDAIANELFQGSGEEDEERSDVSHRGEEEGCDEEESDDEDDFIVDGDGIPITGKRKRKRPIFSDAALQEAQDIFGIDFDYDEFGKYGEDEFEEEEEDEYIHDQIEDRPRPSKKYLKRKSTRKSIFEVYEPSELIRGHFTDVDNEIRTTDIPERMQLRTVPIIPTAEGSDELDLEAEWIYKWAFCQPTISIQDSHLNEEAKERAKKGPQTIGKIKKALDFMRNQNFEVPFIAFYRKEYVLPELNINDLWKIYKFDVKWCQFKQRKENLLKLFEKMRNFQLDEIMKNPDAPLPDNIRVVKDDDIERLKSAQTFEELNDIHRHFMLYYNQDVSSMQEIARKKEKQAQRKAKLEKRKQRLLEAEENGEDLPEEIPDAEDEEEIDDSLKQPVRKGPYYICRKAGLDGFTKKFGLSPEHFAENLRDNYQRHEVDQDPIEPAIVANDFCSAIFTTSDEVLKAAQLMVAIQLAHEPLVRKCVREMYMERAKVSVKPTKKGIKEIDEGHAIYGLKYIKNKPVRDLVGDQFLKLIVAEEDKLITLSFSDMIEGNTSNNYIDEIKQLYYRDEFSKSVQDWNALRTGSVEVALNQIVIPQLKKELRSNLLLEAKECVMKACCRKMYNWIKIAPYTCEFPDEDDEDWNTSKGIRVMGLAYVPDPFQAAFTCIISPEGECTDYLRLPHLLKRKNSFRESEKILKEADLLGIKNFIATKKPHVVVVSGESREALMIVSDIKECIANLVKEEQFPTIQVEICDNELTKVYANSNRSISEFRDYPELLRQAISLARKIQDPLLEFSQLCTIDEEILCLKYHPLQDQLPKDDLIENLYLEFINRINEVGVDLNRAVQQPYTANLVQFVCGLGPRKGQALVKILKQTNQRLENRTQLITACHMGPKVFVNCAGFIKIDTNSLGDSTEAYVEVLDGSRVHPETYEWARKMAVDALEYDDEGANPAGALEEILESPERLKDLDLDAFAEELERQGFGNKCITLYDIRAELNCRYKDLRIPYQSLNSEKLFDVLTKETPETFYVGKLVLATVVGISHRRPQGDQLDQANPVRNDETGLWQCPFCLTNDFPELSEVWNHFDAGACPGKANGIRLRLDNGISGYIHVKNLSDKHVANPEERVRVGQVIHCRIIKIEVERFSVECTSKTSDLIDKNHEWRPQRDVYYEVEAEEKDTKTEEDAKKSQQRQTYVKRVIIHPSFHNISFAEAEKLMLTMKQGEAIIRPSSKGFDHLTVTWKVTENIYQHIDVREEGKENAFSLGRSLWIGNEEFEDLDEIIARHINPMAAYALELLDFKYYKTSVEGIRDKAEEILKEQKKQNPGGIPYIVSAAKNYPGKFLLSYLPRTRCRHEYVTVVPDGFRFRSQMFNRINDLFRWFKEHFRDPIPGQVTPGTPHGTMTYRTPYNGVNPDTIQRVAQNMPHHMLHSLSKVANQTSHHYPPYTPGAASVNNYGMYGSTPYTPSGQTPFMTPYHTPHHTPHNPQTPSHSQGPFLQPIPPAMNSNSHRTARLHRSVSSTSDATNWTKAAEAWARSKQSSKEFNTTPRYDESRKTPRNQEAQNGRGATPRNRTPSARTPSYKSPRETPFTNSSPRSMSLSGDGTPLYDESW, via the exons ATGTCGGATTATTTGGACGTTGAAGCAGAAGAAAGTGAG GAGGAGGAGCAACTTGAtgttaaagaaaagaaaaaacttaagaaattaaaagtgaTGGAGGTCAGTGAGGATGAAGATGATGATGAAG aaGATGAAGGAGAAGTTCCAGGACTTATTGATGATAGTCCTATCGATGATGATAATGACGATGAAGATAGTGATGGATCTGATGATTctaaaaaacgtaaaataagtGATGATGAAGATTTTGATGATCGTTTAGAAGATGAAGATTATGACCTACTTGAAGAAAATTTGGGAGTTAAAGTTGAAAGG aaACGTCGTTTTAAGCGTTTACGTAGAATACAAGATGAAGAGTCAGAaggggaagaagaaagagagacagatgATGGAAGAGATGCTATTGCCAACGAATTGTTTCAAGGTTCTGGAGAA GAGGATGAAGAAAGAAGTGATGTTAGTCATAGAGGTGAAGAGGAAGGGTGTGATGAGGAAGAAAGTGATGACGAAGATGATTTTATTGTGGATGGTGATGGAATACCTATAActggaaagaggaaaaggaaaagaccTATATTTTCAGATGC tgCATTGCAAGAAGCCCAAGATATTTTTGGCATTGATTTTGATTATGATGAATTTGGAAAATATGGAGAGGATGAGTttgaagaggaagaggaggatgAATATATTCATGACCAGATAGAAGACCGCCCAAGGCCatcaaaaaaatatcttaaaagAAAGAGCACAAGGAAAAGTATTTTTGAAGTATATGAACCTAGTGAACTTATACGCGGACACTTCACTGATGTGGACAATGAG ATTCGTACTACAGACATTCCTGAACGTATGCAACTTCGTACTGTTCCCATTATACCTACAGCGGAAGGTTCGGATGAATTAGATCTTGAAGCCGAATGGATATATAAATGGGCATTCTGTCAACCAACAATTTCAATACAAGATTCTCATTTAAATGAAGAAGCCAAAGAAAGAGCTAAAAAGGGTCCGCAAACAATCGGCAAAATTAAGAAAGCCTTAGATTTTATGCGTAATCAGAACTTCGAAGTTCcgtttattgcattttatagaaaagaatACGTGTTGCCAGAGTTAAACATCAACGATTTGTGGAAAATTTATAAGTTTGATGTAAAATGGTGCCAAtttaaacaaagaaaagaaaatttattgaaactcTTTGAAAAGATGAGGAATTTTCAATTAGATGAGATTATGAAAAATCCTGATGCTCCATTACCCGACAACATACGAGTTGTTAAAGACGATGATATTGAACGACTTAAAAGTGCTCAGACTTTTGAAGAATTAAATGATATTCATCGACattttatgttgtattataATCAGGATGTGTCATCCATGCAAGAAATTGCACGTAAGAAGGAAAAACAAGCACAAAGGAAAGCTAAATTGGAGAAAAGAAAGCAACGACTTCTAGAAGCTGAAGAAAATGGAGAAGATCTACCTGAAGAAATTCCTGATGCAGAGgatgaagaagaaatagaCGATTCATTAAAGCAGCCGGTTAGAAAAGGTCCTTACTATATTTGCAGAAAAGCTGGCTTAGACGGATTTACTAAAAAATTTGGTCTCTCACCCGAACATTTTGCTGAAAATCTTCGAGATAATTATCAACGTCATGAAGTAGATCAAGATCCAATAGAACCTGCAATAGTAGCAAATGATTTTTGTTCTGCAATATTTACGACAAGTGACGAAGTACTTAAAGCTGCACAATTAATGGTTGCAATTCAGTTAGCGCACGAACCATTAGTTCGTAAATGCGTTAGAGAAATGTATATGGAGAGAGCAAAAGTGTCTGTAAAACCAACtaaaaaaggaataaaggAGATAGATGAAGGACATGCCATTTatggattaaaatatattaaaaataagccTGTACGGGATCTTGTTGGTGATCAATTCTTAAAACTAATTGTAGCAGAagaagataaattaattacactTTCCTTTAGTGACATGATAGAAGGAAATACTAGCAATAATTATATCGATGAAATAAAGCAACTTTATTATAGAGATGAATTTAGTAAAAGTGTCCAAGATTGGAATGCATTAAGAACTGGTAGTGTTGAAGTAGCTTTAAATCAGATTGTTATACctcaattgaaaaaagaattgaGATCCAATCTTTTATTAGAAGCAAAAGAATGCGTTATGAAAGCGTGTTGCCGCAAAATGTACAATTGGATAAAAATTGCTCCATATACTTGTGAATTTCCTGATGAAGATGATGAAGATTGGAATACTAGCAAAGGAATTCGTGTGATGGGTTTAGCATATGTGCCTGATCCGTTTCAAGCTGCCTTTACTTGCATAATTTCTCCAGAAGGAGAATGTACTGATTACCTAAGATTACCGCATTTATTGAAAcgtaaaaatagttttagggaaagtgaaaaaatattaaaagaggcAGACTTACtaggaattaaaaattttattgccaCAAAGAAACCACATGTTGTGGTAGTAAGTGGTGAATCTAGAGAAGCATTAATGATAGTGTCTGATATAAAAGAATGCATAGCTAATCTTGTAAAAGAAGAACAATTTCCTACAATCCAAGTGGAAATATGTGATAATGAACTTACTAAAGTTTATGCAAATAGTAATAGAAGTATATCTGAGTTCAGAGATTATCCAGAATTATTAAGACAAGCTATATCTTTAGcaagaaaaatacaagatCCTCTATTAGAATTCTCTCAGTTGTGTACCATAGATGAAGAAATTCTGTGCCTTAAATATCATCCTTTGCAAGATCAACTTCCTAAAGACGatcttatagaaaatttatatttggaaTTTATAAATCGTATAAATGAAGTAGGAGTAGATTTAAATAGAGCAGTTCAGCAGCCTTATACAGCAAACCTAGTTCAATTTGTGTGTGGCTTAGGACCTAGAAAAGGACAGGCTCTGGTTAAGATTTTGAAACAAACTAATCAAAGATTAGAAAATAGAACACAGCTTATAACAGCATGTCATATGGGACCTAAAGTGTTTGTCAATTGTGctggttttattaaaattgatacaAATAGTTTAGGAGATAGCACAGAGGCATATGTAGAAGTACTAGATGGCTCGCGTGTACATCCAGAGACATATGAATGGGCAAGAAAAATGGCAGTAGATGCTTTAGAATATGATGATGAAGGTGCGAATCCTGCTGGTGCCCTAGAAGAAATTCTTGAATCACCAGAAAGATTAAAAGATTTAGATTTAGATGCATTTGCAGAGGAGCTTGAAAGACAGGGTTTTGGAAACAAGTGCATTACTCTTTACGATATAAGAGCTGAACTAAACTGTAGATACAAAGACCTTCGTATACCTTACCAATCTTTAAAtagtgaaaaattatttgatgttTTGACTAAAGAAACTCCGGAAACTTTCTATGTCGGTAAATTAGTTTTGGcaacagttgttggtataagTCATAGAAGACCTCAAGGAGATCAATTAGATCAAGCGAATCCTGTTCGAAATGATGAAACCGGATTGTGGCAATGTCCATTCTGCTTGACAAACGATTTTCCAGAATTGTCCGAGGTATGGAATCATTTTGATGCTGGTGCATGTCCGGGGAAAGCAAATGGAATTCGTTTAAGGTTGGATAATGGGATATCTGGATATATTCACGTAAAAAATCTGTCTGATAAACATGTCGCTAATCCAGAGGAAAGAGTACGTGTCGGACAAGTAATTCATTGTCGTATAATTAAGATCGAAGTAGAACGATTTAGTGTCGAATGTACTAGCAAGACGAGTGAtcttattgataaaaatcacGAATGGAG ACCTCAGCGAGACGTTTATTATGAAGTAGAggcagaagaaaaagatacaaaaacaGAGGAGGATGCTAAGAAATCGCAACAACGCCAAACTTATGTAAAACGTGTTATAATTCATCCTAGTTTCCATAATATAAGTTTTGCAGAAGCTGAAAAGTTAATGCTAACTATGAAGCAAGGGGAAGCAATAATACGACCTAGCAGTAAGGGATTTGATCATTTGACCGTAACATGGAAAGTCACAGAGAATATTTATCAACATATTGATGTAAGGGAAGAAGGCAAAGAAAATGCATTCTCTTTGGGTCGCAGTTTATGGATTGGCAATGAAGAATTCGAAGATTTGGATGAAATTATCGCTAGACATATTAATCCGATGGCTGCTTATGCTTTGGAActtttagattttaaatattataaaacaagtGTAGAAGGCATTAGAGATAAAGCAGAAGAAATTTTGAAGGAACAGAAGAAGCAAAATCCTGGAGGGATACCATATATTGTGTCTGCAGCTAAA aattatcctggaaaatttttactttcgtaTTTACCACGAACTCGTTGCCGTCATGAATATGTTACTGTAGTACCTGATGGATTTCGATTTAGAAGTCAAATGTTTAATAGAATAAATGACTTGTTCCGCTGGTTCAAAGAACACTTTAGAGATCCTATACCAGGACAAGTTACACCTGGTACTCCACATGGAACTATGACTTACAGAACACCATACAATG gagTGAATCCAGATACAATACAGAGGGTAGCCCAGAATATGCCACACCACATGTTACATTCACTCTCGAAAGTAGCAAATCAAACTTCACATCATTATCCACCATACACTCCAGGAGCTGCTAGTGTTAATAACTATGGAATGTATGGAAGTACGCCTTATACACCTTCCGGCCAAACTCCGTTTATGACCCCCTACCATACACCACATCATACGCCTCATAATCCACAAACACCCAGTCATTCTCAAGGACCATTCTTACAACCAATTCCTCCAGCAATGAATTCAAATTCACATAGAACTGCAAGATTACATAGATCTGTCTCTAGTACTTCTGATGCAACGAATTGGACAAAAGCGGCGGAAGCATGGGCTCGATCAAAGCAATCTTCGAAAGAATT taATACTACTCCAAGATACGATGAATCTAGAAAAACGCCACGAAATCAAGAAGCTCAAAATGGGAGAGGAGCAACTCCGCGCAATAGAACCCCATCTGCTCGTACTCCGTCTTATAAATCTCCTAGAGAAACTCCATTTACAAATTCTAGTCCCCGGAGTATGTCTCTAAGTGGAGATGGTACTCCCCTATATGATGAAAGTTGGTAA
- the LOC139996003 gene encoding transcription elongation factor SPT6 isoform X1, whose amino-acid sequence MSDYLDVEAEESEVNNKQLDVKEKKKLKKLKVMEVSEDEDDDEEDEGEVPGLIDDSPIDDDNDDEDSDGSDDSKKRKISDDEDFDDRLEDEDYDLLEENLGVKVERKRRFKRLRRIQDEESEGEEERETDDGRDAIANELFQGSGEEDEERSDVSHRGEEEGCDEEESDDEDDFIVDGDGIPITGKRKRKRPIFSDAALQEAQDIFGIDFDYDEFGKYGEDEFEEEEEDEYIHDQIEDRPRPSKKYLKRKSTRKSIFEVYEPSELIRGHFTDVDNEIRTTDIPERMQLRTVPIIPTAEGSDELDLEAEWIYKWAFCQPTISIQDSHLNEEAKERAKKGPQTIGKIKKALDFMRNQNFEVPFIAFYRKEYVLPELNINDLWKIYKFDVKWCQFKQRKENLLKLFEKMRNFQLDEIMKNPDAPLPDNIRVVKDDDIERLKSAQTFEELNDIHRHFMLYYNQDVSSMQEIARKKEKQAQRKAKLEKRKQRLLEAEENGEDLPEEIPDAEDEEEIDDSLKQPVRKGPYYICRKAGLDGFTKKFGLSPEHFAENLRDNYQRHEVDQDPIEPAIVANDFCSAIFTTSDEVLKAAQLMVAIQLAHEPLVRKCVREMYMERAKVSVKPTKKGIKEIDEGHAIYGLKYIKNKPVRDLVGDQFLKLIVAEEDKLITLSFSDMIEGNTSNNYIDEIKQLYYRDEFSKSVQDWNALRTGSVEVALNQIVIPQLKKELRSNLLLEAKECVMKACCRKMYNWIKIAPYTCEFPDEDDEDWNTSKGIRVMGLAYVPDPFQAAFTCIISPEGECTDYLRLPHLLKRKNSFRESEKILKEADLLGIKNFIATKKPHVVVVSGESREALMIVSDIKECIANLVKEEQFPTIQVEICDNELTKVYANSNRSISEFRDYPELLRQAISLARKIQDPLLEFSQLCTIDEEILCLKYHPLQDQLPKDDLIENLYLEFINRINEVGVDLNRAVQQPYTANLVQFVCGLGPRKGQALVKILKQTNQRLENRTQLITACHMGPKVFVNCAGFIKIDTNSLGDSTEAYVEVLDGSRVHPETYEWARKMAVDALEYDDEGANPAGALEEILESPERLKDLDLDAFAEELERQGFGNKCITLYDIRAELNCRYKDLRIPYQSLNSEKLFDVLTKETPETFYVGKLVLATVVGISHRRPQGDQLDQANPVRNDETGLWQCPFCLTNDFPELSEVWNHFDAGACPGKANGIRLRLDNGISGYIHVKNLSDKHVANPEERVRVGQVIHCRIIKIEVERFSVECTSKTSDLIDKNHEWRPQRDVYYEVEAEEKDTKTEEDAKKSQQRQTYVKRVIIHPSFHNISFAEAEKLMLTMKQGEAIIRPSSKGFDHLTVTWKVTENIYQHIDVREEGKENAFSLGRSLWIGNEEFEDLDEIIARHINPMAAYALELLDFKYYKTSVEGIRDKAEEILKEQKKQNPGGIPYIVSAAKNYPGKFLLSYLPRTRCRHEYVTVVPDGFRFRSQMFNRINDLFRWFKEHFRDPIPGQVTPGTPHGTMTYRTPYNGVNPDTIQRVAQNMPHHMLHSLSKVANQTSHHYPPYTPGAASVNNYGMYGSTPYTPSGQTPFMTPYHTPHHTPHNPQTPSHSQGPFLQPIPPAMNSNSHRTARLHRSVSSTSDATNWTKAAEAWARSKQSSKEFNTTPRYDESRKTPRNQEAQNGRGATPRNRTPSARTPSYKSPRETPFTNSSPRSMSLSGDGTPLYDESW is encoded by the exons ATGTCGGATTATTTGGACGTTGAAGCAGAAGAAAGTGAGGTAAATAATAAA CAACTTGAtgttaaagaaaagaaaaaacttaagaaattaaaagtgaTGGAGGTCAGTGAGGATGAAGATGATGATGAAG aaGATGAAGGAGAAGTTCCAGGACTTATTGATGATAGTCCTATCGATGATGATAATGACGATGAAGATAGTGATGGATCTGATGATTctaaaaaacgtaaaataagtGATGATGAAGATTTTGATGATCGTTTAGAAGATGAAGATTATGACCTACTTGAAGAAAATTTGGGAGTTAAAGTTGAAAGG aaACGTCGTTTTAAGCGTTTACGTAGAATACAAGATGAAGAGTCAGAaggggaagaagaaagagagacagatgATGGAAGAGATGCTATTGCCAACGAATTGTTTCAAGGTTCTGGAGAA GAGGATGAAGAAAGAAGTGATGTTAGTCATAGAGGTGAAGAGGAAGGGTGTGATGAGGAAGAAAGTGATGACGAAGATGATTTTATTGTGGATGGTGATGGAATACCTATAActggaaagaggaaaaggaaaagaccTATATTTTCAGATGC tgCATTGCAAGAAGCCCAAGATATTTTTGGCATTGATTTTGATTATGATGAATTTGGAAAATATGGAGAGGATGAGTttgaagaggaagaggaggatgAATATATTCATGACCAGATAGAAGACCGCCCAAGGCCatcaaaaaaatatcttaaaagAAAGAGCACAAGGAAAAGTATTTTTGAAGTATATGAACCTAGTGAACTTATACGCGGACACTTCACTGATGTGGACAATGAG ATTCGTACTACAGACATTCCTGAACGTATGCAACTTCGTACTGTTCCCATTATACCTACAGCGGAAGGTTCGGATGAATTAGATCTTGAAGCCGAATGGATATATAAATGGGCATTCTGTCAACCAACAATTTCAATACAAGATTCTCATTTAAATGAAGAAGCCAAAGAAAGAGCTAAAAAGGGTCCGCAAACAATCGGCAAAATTAAGAAAGCCTTAGATTTTATGCGTAATCAGAACTTCGAAGTTCcgtttattgcattttatagaaaagaatACGTGTTGCCAGAGTTAAACATCAACGATTTGTGGAAAATTTATAAGTTTGATGTAAAATGGTGCCAAtttaaacaaagaaaagaaaatttattgaaactcTTTGAAAAGATGAGGAATTTTCAATTAGATGAGATTATGAAAAATCCTGATGCTCCATTACCCGACAACATACGAGTTGTTAAAGACGATGATATTGAACGACTTAAAAGTGCTCAGACTTTTGAAGAATTAAATGATATTCATCGACattttatgttgtattataATCAGGATGTGTCATCCATGCAAGAAATTGCACGTAAGAAGGAAAAACAAGCACAAAGGAAAGCTAAATTGGAGAAAAGAAAGCAACGACTTCTAGAAGCTGAAGAAAATGGAGAAGATCTACCTGAAGAAATTCCTGATGCAGAGgatgaagaagaaatagaCGATTCATTAAAGCAGCCGGTTAGAAAAGGTCCTTACTATATTTGCAGAAAAGCTGGCTTAGACGGATTTACTAAAAAATTTGGTCTCTCACCCGAACATTTTGCTGAAAATCTTCGAGATAATTATCAACGTCATGAAGTAGATCAAGATCCAATAGAACCTGCAATAGTAGCAAATGATTTTTGTTCTGCAATATTTACGACAAGTGACGAAGTACTTAAAGCTGCACAATTAATGGTTGCAATTCAGTTAGCGCACGAACCATTAGTTCGTAAATGCGTTAGAGAAATGTATATGGAGAGAGCAAAAGTGTCTGTAAAACCAACtaaaaaaggaataaaggAGATAGATGAAGGACATGCCATTTatggattaaaatatattaaaaataagccTGTACGGGATCTTGTTGGTGATCAATTCTTAAAACTAATTGTAGCAGAagaagataaattaattacactTTCCTTTAGTGACATGATAGAAGGAAATACTAGCAATAATTATATCGATGAAATAAAGCAACTTTATTATAGAGATGAATTTAGTAAAAGTGTCCAAGATTGGAATGCATTAAGAACTGGTAGTGTTGAAGTAGCTTTAAATCAGATTGTTATACctcaattgaaaaaagaattgaGATCCAATCTTTTATTAGAAGCAAAAGAATGCGTTATGAAAGCGTGTTGCCGCAAAATGTACAATTGGATAAAAATTGCTCCATATACTTGTGAATTTCCTGATGAAGATGATGAAGATTGGAATACTAGCAAAGGAATTCGTGTGATGGGTTTAGCATATGTGCCTGATCCGTTTCAAGCTGCCTTTACTTGCATAATTTCTCCAGAAGGAGAATGTACTGATTACCTAAGATTACCGCATTTATTGAAAcgtaaaaatagttttagggaaagtgaaaaaatattaaaagaggcAGACTTACtaggaattaaaaattttattgccaCAAAGAAACCACATGTTGTGGTAGTAAGTGGTGAATCTAGAGAAGCATTAATGATAGTGTCTGATATAAAAGAATGCATAGCTAATCTTGTAAAAGAAGAACAATTTCCTACAATCCAAGTGGAAATATGTGATAATGAACTTACTAAAGTTTATGCAAATAGTAATAGAAGTATATCTGAGTTCAGAGATTATCCAGAATTATTAAGACAAGCTATATCTTTAGcaagaaaaatacaagatCCTCTATTAGAATTCTCTCAGTTGTGTACCATAGATGAAGAAATTCTGTGCCTTAAATATCATCCTTTGCAAGATCAACTTCCTAAAGACGatcttatagaaaatttatatttggaaTTTATAAATCGTATAAATGAAGTAGGAGTAGATTTAAATAGAGCAGTTCAGCAGCCTTATACAGCAAACCTAGTTCAATTTGTGTGTGGCTTAGGACCTAGAAAAGGACAGGCTCTGGTTAAGATTTTGAAACAAACTAATCAAAGATTAGAAAATAGAACACAGCTTATAACAGCATGTCATATGGGACCTAAAGTGTTTGTCAATTGTGctggttttattaaaattgatacaAATAGTTTAGGAGATAGCACAGAGGCATATGTAGAAGTACTAGATGGCTCGCGTGTACATCCAGAGACATATGAATGGGCAAGAAAAATGGCAGTAGATGCTTTAGAATATGATGATGAAGGTGCGAATCCTGCTGGTGCCCTAGAAGAAATTCTTGAATCACCAGAAAGATTAAAAGATTTAGATTTAGATGCATTTGCAGAGGAGCTTGAAAGACAGGGTTTTGGAAACAAGTGCATTACTCTTTACGATATAAGAGCTGAACTAAACTGTAGATACAAAGACCTTCGTATACCTTACCAATCTTTAAAtagtgaaaaattatttgatgttTTGACTAAAGAAACTCCGGAAACTTTCTATGTCGGTAAATTAGTTTTGGcaacagttgttggtataagTCATAGAAGACCTCAAGGAGATCAATTAGATCAAGCGAATCCTGTTCGAAATGATGAAACCGGATTGTGGCAATGTCCATTCTGCTTGACAAACGATTTTCCAGAATTGTCCGAGGTATGGAATCATTTTGATGCTGGTGCATGTCCGGGGAAAGCAAATGGAATTCGTTTAAGGTTGGATAATGGGATATCTGGATATATTCACGTAAAAAATCTGTCTGATAAACATGTCGCTAATCCAGAGGAAAGAGTACGTGTCGGACAAGTAATTCATTGTCGTATAATTAAGATCGAAGTAGAACGATTTAGTGTCGAATGTACTAGCAAGACGAGTGAtcttattgataaaaatcacGAATGGAG ACCTCAGCGAGACGTTTATTATGAAGTAGAggcagaagaaaaagatacaaaaacaGAGGAGGATGCTAAGAAATCGCAACAACGCCAAACTTATGTAAAACGTGTTATAATTCATCCTAGTTTCCATAATATAAGTTTTGCAGAAGCTGAAAAGTTAATGCTAACTATGAAGCAAGGGGAAGCAATAATACGACCTAGCAGTAAGGGATTTGATCATTTGACCGTAACATGGAAAGTCACAGAGAATATTTATCAACATATTGATGTAAGGGAAGAAGGCAAAGAAAATGCATTCTCTTTGGGTCGCAGTTTATGGATTGGCAATGAAGAATTCGAAGATTTGGATGAAATTATCGCTAGACATATTAATCCGATGGCTGCTTATGCTTTGGAActtttagattttaaatattataaaacaagtGTAGAAGGCATTAGAGATAAAGCAGAAGAAATTTTGAAGGAACAGAAGAAGCAAAATCCTGGAGGGATACCATATATTGTGTCTGCAGCTAAA aattatcctggaaaatttttactttcgtaTTTACCACGAACTCGTTGCCGTCATGAATATGTTACTGTAGTACCTGATGGATTTCGATTTAGAAGTCAAATGTTTAATAGAATAAATGACTTGTTCCGCTGGTTCAAAGAACACTTTAGAGATCCTATACCAGGACAAGTTACACCTGGTACTCCACATGGAACTATGACTTACAGAACACCATACAATG gagTGAATCCAGATACAATACAGAGGGTAGCCCAGAATATGCCACACCACATGTTACATTCACTCTCGAAAGTAGCAAATCAAACTTCACATCATTATCCACCATACACTCCAGGAGCTGCTAGTGTTAATAACTATGGAATGTATGGAAGTACGCCTTATACACCTTCCGGCCAAACTCCGTTTATGACCCCCTACCATACACCACATCATACGCCTCATAATCCACAAACACCCAGTCATTCTCAAGGACCATTCTTACAACCAATTCCTCCAGCAATGAATTCAAATTCACATAGAACTGCAAGATTACATAGATCTGTCTCTAGTACTTCTGATGCAACGAATTGGACAAAAGCGGCGGAAGCATGGGCTCGATCAAAGCAATCTTCGAAAGAATT taATACTACTCCAAGATACGATGAATCTAGAAAAACGCCACGAAATCAAGAAGCTCAAAATGGGAGAGGAGCAACTCCGCGCAATAGAACCCCATCTGCTCGTACTCCGTCTTATAAATCTCCTAGAGAAACTCCATTTACAAATTCTAGTCCCCGGAGTATGTCTCTAAGTGGAGATGGTACTCCCCTATATGATGAAAGTTGGTAA